One Citrobacter amalonaticus genomic window carries:
- the nagD gene encoding ribonucleotide monophosphatase NagD: MTIKNVICDIDGVLMHDNVAVPGAAEFLTGVMEKGLPLVLLTNYPSQTGQDLANRFATAGVNVPDSVFYTSAMATADFLRRQEGKKAYVVGEGALIHELYKAGFTITDVNPDFVIVGETRSYNWDMMHKAAYFVANGARFIATNPDTHGRGFYPACGALCAGIEKISGRKPFYVGKPSPWIIRAALNKMQAHSEETVIVGDNLRTDILAGFQAGLETILVLSGVSTLDDIDSMPFRPSWIYPSVAEIDVI; the protein is encoded by the coding sequence ATGACCATTAAGAATGTCATTTGTGATATCGACGGCGTGCTGATGCACGACAACGTCGCCGTACCGGGTGCGGCGGAATTTTTGACTGGCGTAATGGAAAAAGGCCTGCCGCTGGTGCTGTTGACCAATTACCCGTCGCAGACCGGCCAGGATCTGGCGAACCGTTTCGCGACGGCTGGCGTCAATGTGCCGGACAGCGTGTTTTATACCTCGGCAATGGCAACCGCCGATTTCCTGCGTCGTCAGGAAGGGAAAAAGGCATATGTTGTCGGCGAAGGCGCACTGATCCACGAATTGTATAAAGCCGGTTTCACCATTACCGATGTAAACCCGGATTTCGTTATCGTTGGCGAGACCCGTTCCTACAACTGGGACATGATGCACAAAGCGGCTTACTTTGTGGCAAACGGCGCACGCTTTATCGCTACCAACCCGGATACCCACGGCCGCGGGTTTTATCCGGCCTGTGGCGCGCTCTGTGCTGGTATCGAAAAAATCTCTGGTCGTAAACCGTTCTACGTCGGCAAACCGAGTCCGTGGATTATCCGTGCGGCATTAAACAAAATGCAGGCGCACTCGGAAGAGACGGTGATCGTCGGCGATAACCTGCGCACCGATATTCTCGCCGGCTTCCAGGCGGGGCTCGAAACCATTCTGGTACTCTCCGGCGTTTCCACGCTGGATGACATCGACAGTATGCCGTTCCGCCCAAGCTGGATTTATCCCTCCGTCGCCGAAATCGACGTTATTTAA
- the nagC gene encoding DNA-binding transcriptional regulator NagC, whose protein sequence is MTPGGQAQIGNVDLVKQLNSAAVYRLIDQHGPISRIQIAEQSQLAPASVTKITRQLIERGLIKEVDQQASTGGRRAISIVTETRSFHAIGVRLGRHDATITLFDLSSKVLAEEHYPLPERTQETLEHALLNAITAFIDSNQRKIRELIAISVILPGLVDPESGKIHYMPHIQVENWGLVEALEKRFLVTCFVGHDIRSLALAEHYFGASQDCEDSILVRVHRGTGAGIISNGRIFIGRNGNVGEIGHIQVEPLGERCHCGNFGCLETIAANAAIEHRVLNLLKQGYQSRVPLEDCTIKTICKAANKGDSLASEVIEHVGRHLGKTIAIAINLFNPQKVVIAGEITEADKVLLPAIESCINTQALKAFRTNLPVVRSTLDHRSAIGAFALVKRAMLNGILLQHLLEN, encoded by the coding sequence ATGACACCAGGCGGACAAGCTCAAATAGGTAATGTTGATCTCGTAAAACAGCTTAACAGCGCGGCCGTTTACCGCCTGATTGACCAGCATGGGCCAATCTCGCGGATCCAGATTGCCGAGCAAAGCCAGCTTGCCCCCGCCAGCGTAACCAAAATTACGCGTCAACTGATTGAACGCGGACTGATCAAAGAAGTTGATCAGCAGGCCTCCACCGGAGGCCGCCGCGCTATCTCTATCGTCACCGAAACCCGCAGTTTTCACGCCATTGGCGTGCGTCTTGGCCGCCACGACGCAACCATCACCCTGTTTGACCTGAGCAGCAAAGTGCTGGCGGAAGAACACTATCCTCTGCCCGAACGCACGCAGGAAACGCTGGAACACGCGCTGCTCAACGCTATTACCGCTTTTATTGACAGCAATCAGCGCAAAATCCGCGAGCTCATCGCCATTTCCGTGATCCTGCCGGGGCTTGTCGATCCGGAAAGCGGCAAGATCCACTATATGCCGCATATTCAGGTGGAGAACTGGGGACTGGTTGAGGCGCTGGAAAAACGGTTCCTCGTCACCTGTTTTGTTGGCCACGATATCCGCAGTCTGGCGCTGGCAGAGCACTACTTTGGTGCAAGCCAGGATTGCGAAGACTCCATTCTGGTGCGCGTCCACCGCGGAACGGGCGCCGGAATTATCTCTAACGGGCGAATTTTTATTGGTCGTAACGGCAACGTTGGCGAGATTGGCCACATCCAGGTTGAACCACTCGGCGAGCGCTGCCACTGCGGCAACTTTGGCTGTCTGGAAACCATTGCCGCGAACGCGGCGATTGAACATCGCGTCCTCAATCTACTCAAGCAAGGCTACCAGAGCCGCGTTCCGCTGGAAGACTGCACAATCAAAACCATCTGCAAGGCAGCAAATAAGGGCGACAGCCTGGCTTCTGAGGTGATCGAGCATGTCGGGCGTCATCTGGGCAAAACCATTGCGATCGCCATCAACCTGTTTAATCCGCAAAAAGTCGTGATTGCCGGTGAGATCACCGAAGCCGATAAAGTGCTGTTACCCGCCATTGAAAGCTGCATTAATACGCAGGCGCTGAAGGCGTTTCGCACGAATTTACCGGTGGTGCGTTCCACGCTGGATCACCGCTCGGCCATCGGTGCGTTTGCGCTGGTAAAACGCGCTATGCTCAACGGTATTTTGCTCCAGCATTTGCTGGAAAACTGA
- the nagA gene encoding N-acetylglucosamine-6-phosphate deacetylase, whose translation MYALTQGRIFTGHEILDDHAIVVANGLIDRVCPVAELPPEIEQRSVNGAILSPGFIDVQLNGCGGVQFNDTAEAVTVETLEIMQKANEKSGCTNYLPTLITTSDDLMKQGIRVMREYLAKHPNQALGLHLEGPWLNLVKKGTHNPSFVRQPDAALVDFLCDNADVITKVTLAPEMVPTEVISKLANAGIVVSAGHSNATLKEAKAGFRAGITFATHLFNAMPYITGREPGLAGAILDEADIYCGVIADGLHVDYANIRNAKRLKGDKLCLVTDATAPAGANIEQFIFAGKTIYYRNGLCVDENGTLSGSSLTMIEGVRNLVEHCGIALDEVLRMATLYPARAIGVEKHLGSIAAGKVANLTAFTHDFKIIKTIVNGNEVVTE comes from the coding sequence ATGTATGCTTTAACCCAGGGCCGGATCTTCACCGGTCACGAAATTCTTGATGACCATGCGATTGTTGTCGCCAATGGCCTGATTGACCGCGTTTGTCCTGTGGCAGAACTGCCGCCAGAGATCGAACAACGTTCAGTGAACGGGGCCATTCTTTCCCCCGGCTTTATCGATGTCCAGCTCAACGGCTGCGGCGGCGTGCAGTTTAACGACACGGCGGAAGCCGTCACCGTTGAAACGCTGGAGATCATGCAGAAGGCCAACGAGAAATCGGGCTGCACCAACTACCTGCCGACGCTGATTACCACCAGTGACGATCTCATGAAGCAAGGCATTCGCGTGATGCGTGAATACCTGGCGAAACATCCGAATCAGGCGCTGGGTCTGCACCTGGAAGGCCCATGGCTGAACCTGGTGAAAAAAGGGACGCACAATCCGAGCTTTGTCCGTCAGCCTGACGCTGCGCTGGTCGATTTCCTGTGCGATAATGCCGACGTAATCACCAAAGTAACGCTGGCGCCGGAAATGGTCCCTACAGAAGTGATCAGCAAGCTGGCGAACGCCGGGATTGTGGTTTCTGCCGGTCACTCAAACGCCACGCTGAAAGAAGCGAAAGCCGGATTCCGCGCAGGTATCACCTTTGCCACACATTTGTTCAACGCGATGCCTTATATCACCGGACGCGAACCGGGCCTGGCAGGTGCGATTCTGGATGAAGCTGATATCTATTGCGGCGTGATTGCCGACGGCCTGCACGTCGATTATGCCAACATCCGCAACGCTAAACGGCTGAAAGGCGACAAACTGTGCCTGGTGACGGATGCGACCGCGCCCGCAGGGGCAAATATTGAACAGTTCATTTTTGCTGGTAAAACAATATACTACCGCAATGGACTTTGTGTAGATGAGAACGGGACGCTGAGCGGTTCATCATTAACCATGATTGAAGGCGTGCGTAACCTGGTTGAACATTGCGGCATTGCACTCGACGAAGTGCTGCGCATGGCGACCCTCTACCCTGCGCGCGCCATTGGTGTTGAGAAACACCTCGGCAGCATCGCGGCGGGTAAAGTGGCGAACCTCACCGCTTTCACACACGACTTTAAAATCATCAAGACCATCGTTAATGGTAACGAGGTCGTTACTGAGTAA
- the nagB gene encoding glucosamine-6-phosphate deaminase, with product MRLIPLTSAEQVGKWAARHIVNRINAFKPTADRPFVLGLPTGGTPLTAYKALVEMHKAGQVSFKHVVTFNMDEYVGLPKEHPESYYSFMHRNFFDHVDIPAENINLLNGNAPDIDAECRQYEEKIRSYGKIHLFMGGVGNDGHIAFNEPASSLASRTRIKTLTHDTRVANSRFFDGDVDQVPKYALTVGVGTLLDAEEVMILVLGSQKAQALQAAVEGNVNHMWTISCLQLHPKAVVVCDEPSTMELKVKTLKYFNELEAENIKGL from the coding sequence ATGAGACTGATTCCCCTGACTTCCGCTGAACAGGTCGGCAAATGGGCTGCACGCCATATCGTTAATCGCATTAATGCGTTCAAACCGACAGCCGATCGTCCGTTTGTGCTGGGTCTGCCGACAGGCGGCACGCCGCTGACAGCGTATAAAGCCTTAGTCGAAATGCACAAAGCGGGCCAGGTTAGCTTCAAACACGTCGTGACGTTCAATATGGACGAATATGTCGGCTTGCCAAAAGAGCATCCGGAAAGCTACTACAGCTTTATGCATCGCAATTTCTTTGACCATGTTGATATTCCAGCAGAAAACATCAACCTGCTCAACGGCAACGCGCCGGACATCGACGCCGAATGCCGTCAGTATGAAGAAAAGATCCGTTCCTACGGTAAAATCCACCTGTTCATGGGTGGTGTCGGTAATGATGGTCATATCGCCTTTAATGAACCGGCTTCGTCGCTGGCTTCTCGTACCCGTATCAAAACCCTGACGCATGACACCCGTGTGGCAAACTCCCGTTTCTTTGACGGCGACGTGGATCAGGTACCGAAGTACGCGCTGACCGTTGGCGTGGGTACCCTGCTGGACGCTGAAGAAGTGATGATTCTGGTGCTGGGTTCGCAGAAAGCGCAGGCACTGCAGGCTGCGGTAGAAGGCAATGTGAACCACATGTGGACCATCAGCTGTCTGCAACTGCATCCGAAAGCGGTTGTGGTGTGCGATGAGCCGTCCACAATGGAACTGAAAGTTAAGACACTGAAATATTTCAACGAGTTAGAAGCCGAAAATATCAAAGGTCTGTAA
- the nagE gene encoding N-acetylglucosamine-specific PTS transporter subunit IIBC produces the protein MSILGYLQKVGRALMVPVATLPAAAILMGVGYWIDPVGWGGDNALAAFFIKSGSAIIDNMSVLFAIGVAYGMSKDKDGAAALTGFVGFLVLTTLCSPAAVSMIQKIPADQVPAAFGKISNQFVGILVGIISAELYNRFSSVELPKALSFFSGRRLVPILTSFVMIIVAFIMMYIWPVIFDGLVNFGEHIQKLGSTGAGIYAFFNRLLIPVGLHHALNSVFWFDVAGINDIPNFLGGAQSIESGKAVVGITGRYQAGFFPIMMFGLPGAALAIYHCARPENKAKVLGIMMAGAFAAFFTGITEPLEFSFMFVAPVLYVIHAVLTGISVFIAASMHWIAGFGFSAGLVDMVLSSRNPLATQWWMLIPQGLVFFAIYYVVFRFVITKFNLMTPGRELAVAGSEADGQDLNVSSDKEQDVSALARQYIAAIGGSDNLTGIDACITRLRLSVKDSSLVNEGLAKRLGASGVIRLNKTSVQIIVGFVAEKIANAMKTTGPVAAAEASAAPAAQTTAKPQAVPNAVTIAELVSPVTGDVVALDQVPDEAFASKAVGDGVAVKPTDKTVVSPAAGTIVKIFNTNHAFCLETEKGAEIVVHMGIDTVALNGQGFKRLVEEGAEVTAGQPILEMDLDYLNANARSMISPVVCSNIDDFSGLVIKADGHVVAGQTPLYEIKG, from the coding sequence GTGAGTATTCTAGGTTATCTGCAAAAGGTAGGCCGTGCGCTAATGGTGCCGGTCGCCACGCTGCCTGCGGCGGCAATATTGATGGGGGTCGGCTATTGGATCGACCCGGTAGGTTGGGGTGGAGACAACGCCCTTGCGGCGTTCTTCATTAAGTCCGGTTCCGCCATTATCGATAACATGTCCGTACTGTTTGCTATCGGTGTGGCTTACGGTATGTCTAAAGATAAAGACGGTGCTGCGGCGCTGACCGGTTTTGTGGGCTTCCTGGTGCTGACCACGCTCTGTTCTCCGGCTGCGGTTTCCATGATTCAGAAGATCCCTGCTGACCAGGTTCCTGCCGCTTTCGGTAAGATCAGCAACCAGTTCGTGGGTATCCTTGTCGGTATTATCTCCGCTGAACTGTACAACCGCTTTAGCAGCGTCGAACTGCCGAAAGCGCTCTCCTTCTTCAGCGGTCGCCGTCTGGTGCCGATCCTCACCTCTTTTGTGATGATCATTGTGGCGTTCATCATGATGTACATCTGGCCGGTGATTTTCGACGGTCTGGTTAACTTCGGTGAACACATTCAAAAACTGGGCTCAACCGGTGCGGGTATCTACGCCTTCTTTAACCGTCTGTTGATTCCGGTGGGTCTGCATCACGCGCTGAACTCCGTATTCTGGTTCGACGTTGCGGGCATTAACGACATTCCTAACTTCCTCGGCGGCGCCCAGTCTATTGAATCGGGTAAAGCGGTTGTCGGGATTACCGGTCGTTATCAGGCGGGCTTCTTCCCAATCATGATGTTTGGTCTGCCGGGTGCGGCGCTGGCCATCTACCACTGCGCGCGTCCTGAGAACAAGGCCAAAGTGCTGGGTATCATGATGGCTGGTGCGTTTGCGGCATTCTTTACCGGTATCACTGAACCGCTGGAATTCTCCTTCATGTTCGTTGCGCCGGTTCTGTATGTGATTCACGCCGTCCTGACCGGGATCTCCGTATTCATCGCGGCGAGCATGCATTGGATTGCCGGCTTCGGCTTCAGTGCGGGTCTGGTGGATATGGTGCTTTCTTCCCGTAACCCGCTGGCGACCCAGTGGTGGATGCTGATCCCGCAGGGTCTGGTGTTCTTTGCCATCTACTACGTGGTGTTCCGTTTCGTTATCACCAAGTTCAACCTGATGACTCCGGGTCGTGAACTGGCCGTGGCTGGCAGCGAAGCGGATGGTCAGGACCTCAACGTGAGCAGCGATAAAGAGCAGGACGTTTCTGCTCTGGCGCGTCAGTACATCGCCGCCATCGGCGGTTCTGATAACCTCACTGGTATTGACGCCTGCATCACCCGTCTGCGCCTGAGCGTAAAAGACTCGTCGCTGGTGAATGAAGGCCTGGCGAAACGCCTGGGGGCTTCTGGTGTGATTCGTCTGAACAAAACCAGCGTGCAGATTATCGTCGGCTTCGTGGCTGAGAAAATCGCCAACGCAATGAAAACAACCGGTCCGGTTGCGGCGGCTGAAGCCTCTGCAGCGCCTGCTGCCCAGACGACGGCAAAACCGCAGGCTGTACCGAATGCGGTGACCATTGCTGAACTGGTATCGCCAGTGACCGGTGATGTGGTTGCGCTGGATCAGGTGCCTGACGAAGCGTTCGCCAGCAAAGCGGTCGGTGATGGCGTTGCGGTAAAACCAACGGATAAAACCGTGGTTTCTCCGGCAGCGGGCACCATCGTGAAAATCTTCAACACCAATCATGCGTTCTGCCTGGAAACCGAGAAAGGCGCGGAAATCGTTGTCCACATGGGTATCGATACCGTCGCGCTGAACGGCCAGGGCTTCAAACGTCTGGTAGAAGAGGGCGCGGAAGTGACAGCGGGTCAGCCGATTCTGGAAATGGATCTGGATTACCTGAACGCGAACGCGCGCTCGATGATCAGTCCGGTGGTGTGCAGCAACATCGACGACTTCAGCGGCCTGGTGATTAAAGCCGACGGTCACGTGGTTGCCGGTCAAACGCCACTGTATGAAATTAAAGGGTAG
- the glnS gene encoding glutamine--tRNA ligase, giving the protein MSEAEARPSNFIRQIIDEDLASGKHTTIHTRFPPEPNGYLHIGHAKSICLNFGIAQDYQGQCNLRFDDTNPVKEDIEYVDSIKNDVEWLGFHWAGNVRYSSDYFDQLHAYAVELINKGLAYVDELTPEQIREYRGTLTQPGKNSPFRDRSIEENLALFEKMRTGGFEEGKACLRAKIDMASPFIVMRDPVLYRIKFAEHHQTGNKWCIYPMYDFTHCISDALEGITHSLCTLEFQDNRRLYDWVLDNISIPVHPRQYEFSRLNLEYTVMSKRKLNLLVADKHVEGWDDPRMPTISGLRRRGYTAAAIREFCKRIGVTKQDNTIEMASLESCIREDLNENAPRAMAVIDPVKLVIENYPQGESEMVTMPNHPNKPEMGTREVPFSGEIWIDRADFREEANKQYKRLVMGKEVRLRNAYVVKAERVEKDAEGTITTIFCTYDADTLSKDPADGRKVKGVIHWVSAAHALPVEIRLYDRLFSVPNPGAAEDFLSVMNPESLVIKQGFAEPSLKAAVAGKAFQFEREGYFCLDSRYASAEKLVFNRTVGLRDTWAKVGE; this is encoded by the coding sequence ATGAGTGAGGCTGAAGCCCGCCCGAGTAACTTTATTCGTCAGATCATCGATGAAGATCTGGCCAGTGGTAAGCACACCACGATCCATACCCGTTTTCCGCCGGAGCCAAATGGCTATCTGCACATTGGCCACGCGAAATCCATCTGCCTGAACTTTGGTATCGCGCAAGACTACCAGGGCCAGTGCAACCTGCGTTTCGATGACACCAACCCGGTAAAAGAAGATATCGAGTACGTTGATTCGATCAAAAACGACGTTGAGTGGTTAGGTTTTCACTGGGCTGGCAACGTCCGCTACTCCTCAGATTACTTTGATCAACTGCACGCCTACGCGGTTGAACTGATCAACAAAGGTCTGGCGTATGTCGATGAGCTGACGCCGGAGCAGATCCGCGAATACCGTGGCACGCTGACTCAGCCTGGCAAAAACAGTCCGTTCCGCGATCGCAGTATCGAGGAAAACCTCGCTCTGTTCGAAAAAATGCGTACCGGCGGTTTTGAAGAAGGTAAAGCCTGCCTGCGTGCGAAGATTGACATGGCGTCGCCGTTTATCGTGATGCGCGATCCGGTTCTGTACCGTATTAAATTTGCCGAGCACCATCAGACCGGCAACAAGTGGTGCATCTACCCGATGTACGACTTCACCCACTGCATCAGCGATGCGCTGGAAGGCATTACGCACTCTCTGTGTACCCTGGAGTTCCAGGACAACCGTCGTCTGTACGACTGGGTGCTGGATAACATTTCCATTCCGGTTCACCCGCGCCAGTATGAATTCTCGCGCCTGAATCTGGAATACACGGTGATGTCCAAGCGTAAGCTGAACCTGCTGGTGGCTGATAAGCACGTTGAAGGCTGGGACGATCCGCGTATGCCGACGATCTCCGGTCTGCGTCGTCGCGGCTATACCGCCGCGGCGATCCGTGAATTCTGCAAACGCATTGGCGTGACCAAGCAGGACAATACGATCGAAATGGCGTCGCTGGAATCCTGTATCCGCGAAGATCTGAACGAAAACGCCCCGCGTGCGATGGCGGTGATCGATCCGGTAAAACTGGTTATCGAGAACTACCCGCAGGGCGAAAGCGAAATGGTCACCATGCCTAACCATCCGAACAAACCGGAAATGGGCACGCGTGAGGTTCCGTTCAGCGGTGAAATCTGGATCGACCGCGCTGACTTCCGCGAAGAAGCCAATAAGCAGTACAAGCGTCTGGTGATGGGTAAAGAAGTGCGTCTGCGTAACGCCTACGTGGTGAAAGCAGAACGCGTGGAAAAAGATGCGGAAGGCACTATCACCACCATCTTCTGTACCTATGATGCGGATACCCTGAGCAAAGATCCGGCTGATGGCCGCAAAGTGAAAGGCGTGATCCACTGGGTTAGCGCCGCACACGCGCTGCCAGTTGAAATTCGCCTCTACGATCGTCTGTTCAGCGTACCGAATCCTGGCGCGGCGGAAGATTTCCTGTCCGTGATGAACCCGGAATCGCTGGTGATCAAACAGGGCTTTGCAGAGCCATCATTGAAAGCCGCGGTAGCAGGGAAAGCGTTCCAGTTTGAGCGCGAAGGTTACTTCTGTCTGGACAGCCGTTACGCCAGCGCAGAGAAACTGGTGTTTAACCGCACCGTTGGCCTGCGTGACACCTGGGCGAAAGTCGGCGAATAA
- the chiP gene encoding chitoporin ChiP, whose protein sequence is MRTFSGKRSALALAIAGITALSGLVVVPQAQAEGFIDDSTLTGGIYYWQRERDRKDVTDGDKYKTNLSHATWNANLDFQSGYAADMFGLDVAAFTAIEMAENGDSGHPNEIAFSKKNKGYDEDYSGDKSGISLYKAAAKFKYGPAWARAGYIQPTGQTLLAPHWSFMPGTYQGAEAGANFDYGDAGALSFSYMWANEYKAPWHTEVDKFYQGDKKTKVDYLHSVGAKYDFKNDLVLEAAFGQSEGYVDQYFAKASYKFDLGGNPFSTSYQFYGARDKVDDRSASDIYDGTAWLQALTFGYKVAEVVDLRLEGTWVKAEGQQGFFLQRMTPTYASSNGRLDIWWDNRSDFNANGEKAVFFGAMYDLKNWNLPGWAVGASYVYAWDAKPSTWQSSPDAYYDKNRTIEESSYSLDAVYTLQDGRAKGTMFKLHFTEYDNHSNIPSWGGGYGNIFQDERDVKFIVIAPFTIF, encoded by the coding sequence ATGCGTACGTTTAGTGGCAAACGTAGTGCGCTGGCGTTGGCTATCGCCGGTATCACAGCACTGTCGGGTCTGGTCGTTGTTCCGCAGGCACAGGCCGAAGGTTTTATTGATGATTCAACCCTGACGGGCGGCATTTATTACTGGCAGCGCGAGCGCGACCGTAAAGATGTCACCGACGGAGATAAATACAAAACCAACCTTTCTCACGCGACCTGGAACGCCAACCTGGATTTCCAGTCCGGCTATGCAGCAGATATGTTCGGTCTCGATGTGGCGGCGTTTACTGCGATTGAAATGGCAGAAAACGGCGACAGCGGCCATCCAAACGAAATCGCTTTCTCGAAAAAGAACAAAGGCTACGATGAAGACTACTCCGGCGATAAGAGCGGAATCAGTCTGTACAAGGCCGCCGCGAAATTCAAATACGGTCCAGCCTGGGCACGTGCCGGTTATATTCAGCCTACCGGTCAGACGCTGTTAGCGCCGCACTGGAGCTTTATGCCGGGTACCTATCAGGGTGCCGAAGCTGGCGCAAACTTTGACTACGGCGATGCGGGCGCACTGAGCTTCTCCTATATGTGGGCCAACGAATATAAAGCGCCATGGCACACTGAGGTTGATAAATTCTACCAGGGCGATAAAAAGACCAAAGTCGATTATCTCCATTCTGTCGGCGCAAAATATGATTTCAAAAATGACCTGGTGCTGGAAGCTGCATTTGGTCAGTCCGAAGGCTATGTCGATCAGTACTTCGCCAAAGCCAGCTACAAGTTTGATTTAGGTGGCAATCCGTTCTCCACCAGCTACCAGTTCTACGGTGCGCGTGACAAAGTCGATGACCGCAGCGCCAGCGATATCTATGACGGAACCGCCTGGTTGCAGGCGTTGACCTTCGGCTACAAAGTGGCGGAAGTGGTTGACCTGCGTCTGGAAGGAACCTGGGTTAAGGCTGAAGGGCAGCAAGGGTTCTTCCTGCAACGTATGACGCCAACCTATGCGTCGTCCAACGGTCGTCTGGATATCTGGTGGGATAACCGTTCAGACTTCAACGCCAACGGCGAAAAAGCGGTCTTCTTTGGCGCGATGTATGACCTGAAGAACTGGAACCTGCCGGGCTGGGCCGTCGGGGCTTCCTATGTGTATGCCTGGGACGCGAAACCGTCTACCTGGCAGAGCAGCCCGGATGCGTACTACGACAAAAACCGTACCATCGAAGAGTCTTCATACAGCCTGGATGCGGTCTACACCCTGCAGGACGGTCGTGCGAAAGGCACCATGTTTAAACTGCACTTCACCGAATATGACAACCACTCCAACATCCCGAGCTGGGGCGGCGGTTACGGCAACATCTTCCAGGATGAGCGCGACGTGAAGTTCATTGTGATTGCACCGTTCACCATCTTCTAA
- the chiQ gene encoding ChiQ/YbfN family lipoprotein, with protein sequence MKKLILIAVMASGLVACAPSTAPKEDSRLKEAYSACINTAQGSPEKIEACQSVLDVLKKEKQHQQFANQESVRVLDYQQCIQATRTGNDQAVKADCDKIWQEIRSNNTAK encoded by the coding sequence ATGAAAAAACTGATACTCATCGCCGTAATGGCCTCGGGACTGGTGGCCTGCGCACCGTCAACGGCCCCGAAAGAAGACAGCCGGTTGAAAGAGGCATATAGCGCCTGTATCAACACGGCACAGGGATCGCCAGAAAAAATCGAAGCCTGCCAGAGCGTGCTGGATGTGCTGAAAAAAGAAAAGCAGCATCAACAGTTTGCGAATCAGGAAAGTGTTCGCGTGCTGGATTATCAGCAGTGTATTCAGGCGACACGTACCGGTAACGATCAGGCTGTGAAAGCCGATTGCGATAAGATCTGGCAGGAAATTCGCAGTAACAATACGGCGAAGTAA
- the tcuC gene encoding tricarballylate/proton symporter TcuC, producing MTQQPSRAGTFGAILRVTSGNFLEQFDFFLFGFYATYIAKTFFPAESEFAGLMLTFAVFGSGFLMRPIGAVVLGAYIDRIGRRKGLMVTLAIMGCGTLLIALVPGYQTIGLLAPVLVLVGRLLQGFSAGVELGGVSVYLSEIATPGNKGFYTSWQSASQQVAIVVAALIGYGLNATLGHDEISEWGWRIPFFIGCMIIPLIFVLRRSLQETEAFLQRKHRPDTREIFTTIAKNWRIITAGTLLVAMTTTTFYFITVYTPTYGRTVLNLSARDSLVVTMLVGISNFIWLPIGGAISDRIGRRPVLMGITLLALITTWPVMNWLTAAPDFTRMTLVLLWFSFFFGMYNGAMVAALTEVMPVYVRTVGFSLAFSLATAIFGGLTPAISTALVQLTGDKSSPGWWLMCAALCGLAATAMLFVRLSRGYQTADNKL from the coding sequence ATGACTCAACAACCATCGCGCGCCGGCACGTTCGGCGCAATACTGCGTGTGACCAGCGGTAATTTTCTCGAACAGTTCGATTTTTTTCTGTTTGGTTTTTACGCCACCTATATTGCAAAGACGTTTTTTCCCGCCGAAAGTGAGTTCGCTGGCCTCATGCTGACCTTTGCCGTTTTTGGCTCCGGTTTTTTAATGCGCCCCATTGGGGCAGTTGTACTGGGGGCGTATATTGACCGGATTGGCCGACGGAAGGGGTTGATGGTCACCCTGGCGATTATGGGTTGCGGCACGCTGCTCATCGCCCTCGTTCCGGGTTATCAGACTATCGGCCTGCTGGCTCCCGTGCTGGTCCTGGTGGGACGTCTGCTACAGGGATTTTCTGCCGGCGTCGAACTGGGTGGCGTCTCTGTTTATCTTTCTGAGATCGCCACGCCAGGCAATAAAGGCTTTTACACCAGTTGGCAATCGGCCAGCCAGCAGGTGGCGATCGTGGTCGCCGCGCTGATCGGTTACGGTCTGAATGCCACGCTGGGACACGATGAAATCTCCGAATGGGGTTGGCGAATCCCGTTCTTCATTGGCTGTATGATTATTCCGCTGATTTTTGTTCTTCGACGTTCGCTACAGGAAACGGAAGCCTTTTTACAACGTAAACACCGCCCCGACACCCGGGAAATTTTTACCACCATTGCTAAAAACTGGCGCATTATCACCGCGGGTACCCTGCTGGTGGCGATGACGACCACGACCTTTTATTTTATTACCGTTTATACCCCCACTTACGGGAGAACGGTGTTGAACCTGAGCGCGCGTGACAGCCTGGTAGTCACCATGCTGGTGGGGATTTCTAACTTCATCTGGCTGCCGATTGGCGGCGCCATCTCTGACCGGATCGGGCGTCGTCCGGTGCTGATGGGCATCACCTTGCTCGCCCTCATCACTACCTGGCCGGTCATGAACTGGCTTACCGCTGCACCCGACTTCACCCGCATGACGCTGGTGCTGCTCTGGTTCTCGTTCTTCTTCGGCATGTACAACGGCGCGATGGTAGCCGCACTAACCGAAGTGATGCCGGTGTATGTCCGAACCGTGGGTTTTTCACTGGCCTTTAGTCTCGCCACGGCAATTTTCGGCGGCCTGACGCCAGCCATCTCTACCGCATTGGTCCAGTTGACCGGCGATAAGAGTTCTCCGGGGTGGTGGCTCATGTGCGCTGCGCTGTGCGGGCTCGCCGCGACGGCAATGCTGTTTGTTCGTCTCAGCCGTGGTTATCAGACGGCTGATAATAAGCTCTGA